The proteins below are encoded in one region of Pseudoduganella armeniaca:
- a CDS encoding acyl-CoA-binding protein produces MSLQAQFDQAMADSKNLPERPDNMTLLKIYALYKQGSAGDVTGERPGMTDFVNRAKYDAWAGLKGTSQEDAQQQYIDLIEELKG; encoded by the coding sequence ATGAGTCTGCAAGCACAATTCGACCAGGCCATGGCCGATTCGAAGAACCTGCCGGAGCGTCCGGACAACATGACCCTGCTGAAGATCTACGCGCTGTACAAGCAGGGCTCGGCCGGCGACGTGACGGGCGAGCGCCCGGGCATGACCGACTTCGTCAACCGCGCCAAGTACGACGCCTGGGCTGGCCTGAAGGGCACGTCGCAGGAGGACGCGCAGCAGCAGTACATCGATTTGATCGAGGAACTGAAGGGCTAA
- a CDS encoding sterol desaturase family protein, producing the protein MIHLLTEWFAQAQGWLFQSVIEPAMFYAGLADFLDDAFEGTEWFLIGLCELLLIFLVLRPLEALVPVHGFTDRRARWNDFVYTLLHRLGFFPVLIFFTVDPLMDCVAGWLRLENVRPFNLENLAPDMSPLVSFAIYFVVLDFFDYWFHRAQHHFRWWWGLHSLHHSQQNMNLWSDDRNHVLDDLLRDVYMALIALAIGVPPGQYVLLVSLSRILQSLQHANVRIHFGRVGERLLVSPRYHRMHHAVGAGHESNGKGSLGGCNFAVLLPVWDIVFGTANFTPRFAHTGVRDQLPRTAPDGTVVPGRDYGRGFWRQQWLGLRRMVEFTRRRAG; encoded by the coding sequence ATGATTCATCTGCTGACCGAATGGTTCGCGCAGGCGCAGGGCTGGCTGTTCCAGTCCGTGATCGAACCGGCCATGTTCTATGCCGGCCTGGCGGACTTCCTCGACGATGCCTTCGAAGGCACCGAATGGTTCCTGATCGGCCTGTGCGAACTGCTGCTGATCTTCCTCGTGCTGCGGCCGCTCGAAGCGCTGGTGCCGGTGCACGGCTTCACCGACCGGCGCGCGCGCTGGAACGATTTCGTCTACACCTTGCTGCACCGGCTGGGCTTTTTCCCCGTGCTGATCTTCTTCACGGTCGATCCGCTGATGGATTGCGTGGCCGGCTGGCTGCGGCTGGAGAATGTGCGGCCGTTCAACCTGGAAAACCTGGCGCCGGACATGAGCCCGCTGGTCAGCTTCGCCATCTATTTCGTGGTGCTGGACTTCTTCGATTACTGGTTCCACCGCGCCCAGCACCATTTCCGCTGGTGGTGGGGCCTGCATAGCCTCCACCACAGCCAGCAGAACATGAACCTGTGGAGCGACGACCGCAACCACGTGCTGGACGACCTGCTGCGCGACGTCTACATGGCCCTGATCGCCCTGGCCATCGGCGTACCCCCCGGCCAGTACGTGCTGCTGGTATCGCTGTCGCGCATCCTGCAAAGCCTGCAGCATGCCAACGTGCGCATCCACTTCGGCCGCGTCGGCGAGCGTCTGCTGGTGTCGCCGCGCTACCACCGCATGCACCACGCGGTCGGCGCCGGCCACGAATCGAACGGTAAGGGCAGCCTGGGCGGCTGCAACTTCGCCGTGCTGCTGCCGGTGTGGGACATCGTGTTCGGCACCGCCAATTTCACGCCGCGCTTCGCCCACACGGGCGTGCGCGACCAGCTGCCGCGCACCGCGCCGGACGGCACCGTCGTGCCGGGCCGCGACTACGGCCGCGGTTTCTGGCGCCAGCAGTGGCTCGGTTTGCGCCGGATGGTGGAGTTCACGCGCCGGAGGGCCGGCTGA
- a CDS encoding FKBP-type peptidyl-prolyl cis-trans isomerase: MSITTTPSGLQYDDVVVGSGAEAKAGQNVTVHYTGWLRNDDGSKGAKFDSSKDRNDPFEFALGAGMVIRGWDEGVQGMKVGGTRQLIIPADLGYGARGAGGVIPPNATLIFDVELLGV; the protein is encoded by the coding sequence ATGTCCATCACCACCACCCCATCCGGCCTGCAGTACGACGACGTCGTCGTGGGCAGCGGCGCCGAGGCGAAAGCCGGCCAGAACGTCACCGTGCACTACACCGGCTGGCTGCGCAACGACGACGGCAGCAAGGGCGCCAAGTTCGATTCCAGCAAGGACCGCAACGACCCGTTCGAGTTCGCGCTGGGCGCCGGCATGGTGATCCGCGGCTGGGACGAAGGCGTGCAAGGCATGAAAGTGGGCGGCACCCGCCAGCTGATCATCCCGGCCGACCTGGGCTACGGCGCGCGCGGCGCCGGCGGCGTGATTCCGCCGAACGCGACCCTGATCTTCGACGTCGAACTGCTGGGCGTGTGA
- a CDS encoding EI24 domain-containing protein — MRAVANAYGRAVLSQLHVRMLVLSAMPLVLSLLLWGLLLYFGLQPLLDWLQANFIDYEIYRTTSDWLDRLHLGFLKTVVVPFFALLLLLPLMILSALLFMNIAAMPFIVRHVSGRHYPKLEQKQGGSMLGGLRAALSSFAVFIVIWLATLPLYIFPPLAMISSTLLWGWLTSRVMSYDALADHASEEERRTIQRERRRDLLVMGLVSGAMGALPPLLMAASAVAMVILLPLALAVMMWLYVLIFIFTALWFQYYCLEALAQLRAREQAIIGEQA, encoded by the coding sequence ATGCGCGCCGTCGCCAACGCGTACGGCCGCGCCGTACTGTCGCAGCTGCACGTGCGCATGCTGGTGCTGTCGGCCATGCCGCTGGTGCTGTCGCTGCTGCTGTGGGGGCTGCTGCTGTATTTCGGCCTGCAGCCGCTGCTGGACTGGCTGCAGGCCAATTTTATCGACTACGAGATCTACCGCACCACCAGCGACTGGCTGGATCGTTTGCACCTGGGCTTCCTGAAGACCGTCGTGGTGCCGTTCTTTGCACTGCTGCTCTTGCTGCCGTTGATGATCCTGTCGGCGCTGCTGTTCATGAACATCGCGGCGATGCCGTTCATCGTGCGCCACGTGAGTGGCCGCCACTATCCGAAGCTCGAGCAGAAGCAGGGCGGCAGCATGCTGGGCGGCCTGCGCGCGGCGCTGTCCTCGTTTGCCGTCTTCATCGTGATCTGGCTGGCCACGCTGCCGTTGTATATTTTCCCGCCGCTGGCGATGATCTCGTCCACCTTGCTGTGGGGCTGGCTGACCAGCCGGGTGATGTCGTATGACGCGCTGGCCGACCACGCCAGCGAGGAAGAACGCCGCACCATCCAGCGCGAACGTCGGCGCGACCTCCTGGTGATGGGCCTCGTGTCCGGCGCCATGGGCGCGCTGCCGCCGCTGCTGATGGCCGCCAGCGCCGTGGCGATGGTGATATTGCTGCCGCTGGCGCTGGCCGTCATGATGTGGTTGTACGTGCTGATCTTCATCTTCACGGCGCTGTGGTTCCAGTACTATTGCCTGGAAGCGCTGGCGCAGCTGCGCGCGCGTGAGCAGGCCATTATCGGAGAGCAGGCATGA
- a CDS encoding protealysin inhibitor emfourin: protein MKIVATGSGGFAGLTRRHEVDTSASADGPALEAALAASGFCAAGPTVQAQASGADLLRWTITVEADGRRHSVTFIQDGSPASAPWERLLARILAA from the coding sequence GTGAAGATCGTCGCCACCGGCAGCGGCGGCTTCGCCGGCCTGACCCGGCGCCACGAGGTCGATACCAGCGCCAGTGCGGACGGTCCGGCACTGGAAGCGGCGCTGGCGGCCAGCGGCTTCTGCGCCGCCGGCCCGACAGTGCAGGCCCAGGCCAGCGGCGCCGACCTGCTGCGCTGGACCATCACGGTCGAGGCGGACGGACGGCGCCACAGCGTGACGTTCATCCAGGACGGCAGTCCCGCCAGCGCGCCCTGGGAACGGCTGCTGGCGCGCATCCTGGCCGCCTGA
- a CDS encoding YVTN family beta-propeller repeat protein, with protein sequence MFRSIRRVMLSACLLAALPAVQANVAPSSQGNVVVVLNSRDATVQLLDQASYKSVQTFAVGKEPHHLMATPDNKSLIVASSAGNELVFLDPKSGQVQRTIKDILDPYQIGFTPDQKWFVATSLRLDRVDLYKYDGKNFTLSKRLPMAKLPSHIAFDAKSSMAFITQQGSDQVSAIDLATQTVKWTMPVGKLPAGITMTPDDKYLLVGIMGSDYVEVIDWRTQKTVKRIKAGAGTHNFRAQGDNRYTYVSNRVSNSINIIDQKTLENVGQINVPGGPDCMEITADGKTMWVTLRWIKKVAVIDLATRKVVKYIPVGRSPHGVFFANSSARM encoded by the coding sequence ATGTTCCGCAGTATCCGTCGCGTTATGCTTTCCGCCTGCCTGCTGGCCGCGTTGCCGGCCGTCCAGGCCAATGTCGCCCCGTCCAGCCAGGGCAATGTCGTGGTCGTGCTGAACTCGCGCGATGCCACGGTCCAGCTGCTGGACCAGGCATCGTACAAGAGCGTGCAGACCTTCGCCGTCGGCAAGGAACCGCACCACCTGATGGCCACGCCGGACAACAAATCGCTGATCGTGGCCAGCTCCGCCGGCAACGAACTGGTGTTCCTGGACCCGAAGTCGGGCCAGGTACAGCGCACGATCAAGGACATCCTCGACCCGTACCAGATCGGCTTCACGCCGGACCAGAAGTGGTTCGTGGCGACGTCGCTGCGCCTGGATCGCGTCGACCTCTATAAGTACGACGGCAAGAATTTCACGCTGAGCAAGCGCCTGCCGATGGCCAAGCTGCCGAGCCACATCGCCTTCGACGCGAAGAGCTCGATGGCCTTCATCACGCAGCAGGGCAGCGACCAGGTCAGCGCCATCGACCTGGCCACGCAGACGGTCAAGTGGACCATGCCGGTCGGCAAACTGCCGGCCGGGATCACGATGACGCCGGACGATAAATACCTGCTGGTCGGCATCATGGGCAGCGACTACGTCGAGGTGATCGACTGGCGTACGCAGAAGACCGTCAAGCGCATCAAGGCCGGCGCCGGCACGCACAACTTCCGTGCCCAGGGCGACAACCGCTACACCTATGTGTCGAACCGGGTGTCGAACTCGATCAACATCATCGACCAGAAGACGCTGGAGAACGTGGGCCAGATCAACGTGCCGGGCGGCCCGGACTGCATGGAGATCACGGCCGACGGCAAGACCATGTGGGTCACGCTGCGCTGGATCAAGAAGGTCGCCGTGATCGATCTGGCGACCCGCAAGGTCGTCAAGTACATCCCGGTGGGCCGTTCGCCGCACGGCGTGTTCTTCGCCAATTCCTCCGCCCGCATGTAA
- a CDS encoding polysaccharide deacetylase family protein, whose product MAATLKRHDIRATFFLANEKTVRGDYSLDPSWAAFWKARVAEGHAFGSHTFDHVYFTGDGPHGTIGVKPQFGPAAGQRARWTPAQYCAEIKRVDARFAELTGHHLDPIWRAPGGKVSGRTIAAAHNCGYAHVGWAPAGFSGDELSSSAFPNAVLLKKSLENLRDGDVFMAHMGIWSRRDPWAPANLEPLIAGLEKKGFCFATLREHPGFGKGSTINVTK is encoded by the coding sequence ATCGCCGCCACCCTGAAGCGGCACGACATCCGCGCCACCTTCTTCCTCGCCAACGAAAAAACGGTGCGGGGCGACTACTCGCTCGACCCGTCCTGGGCCGCCTTCTGGAAGGCGCGCGTGGCCGAAGGTCATGCGTTCGGCTCCCACACGTTCGACCACGTCTATTTCACCGGCGACGGCCCGCACGGCACCATCGGCGTCAAGCCGCAATTCGGTCCCGCTGCCGGCCAGCGCGCGCGGTGGACGCCGGCCCAGTACTGCGCCGAGATCAAGCGGGTCGACGCGCGCTTTGCCGAACTGACGGGCCACCACCTCGATCCGATCTGGCGCGCTCCCGGCGGCAAGGTGTCAGGGCGTACAATAGCGGCCGCGCACAACTGCGGCTACGCCCACGTGGGCTGGGCGCCGGCCGGCTTTTCCGGCGACGAGCTCTCCAGCAGCGCGTTTCCCAACGCGGTGCTGCTGAAGAAGTCGCTGGAGAATTTGCGTGACGGCGACGTCTTCATGGCCCACATGGGGATCTGGTCGCGCCGCGACCCGTGGGCGCCGGCCAACCTGGAGCCGCTGATCGCCGGGCTGGAAAAGAAGGGCTTCTGCTTTGCCACCTTGCGCGAGCATCCCGGCTTCGGCAAGGGCAGTACCATCAACGTAACGAAATAA
- a CDS encoding competence/damage-inducible protein A, translating to MTIGLIIIGDEILSGKRVDQHFPKVVQLLAARGLQLGWAEYLGDDPERITATLRRTFATSDIVFSCGGIGATPDDHTRQAAAAALGRPLVLHEEGRRNIEQRIVQVAREAGKEADLNAPENLQRLKMAEFAAGASLIPNPYNNVAGFALGTHYFVPGFPVMAWPMIEWVLDTHHADLHNREARAERSVLVWEAAESALTPLMEALESAFAGIKVFSLPSVGDAHTRRHIELGVKGAPDQVEVAFARLCAGLDALHAEYSPPPG from the coding sequence ATGACCATCGGATTGATCATCATCGGCGACGAGATCCTGTCGGGCAAGCGGGTCGACCAGCATTTCCCGAAAGTGGTGCAGCTCTTGGCCGCGCGCGGCCTGCAACTGGGCTGGGCCGAATACCTGGGCGACGACCCCGAGCGCATCACGGCCACCTTGCGCCGCACCTTCGCCACCAGCGACATCGTGTTTTCCTGCGGCGGCATCGGCGCCACGCCGGACGACCACACGCGCCAGGCCGCCGCCGCGGCGCTGGGGCGGCCGCTGGTGCTGCATGAAGAGGGCCGCCGCAACATCGAGCAGCGCATCGTGCAGGTGGCGCGCGAGGCGGGCAAGGAAGCCGACCTGAACGCGCCGGAAAACCTGCAGCGCCTGAAGATGGCCGAATTCGCTGCAGGAGCGAGCTTGATCCCGAACCCCTACAACAACGTGGCCGGCTTTGCGCTCGGCACGCATTACTTCGTGCCGGGCTTCCCCGTGATGGCTTGGCCGATGATCGAATGGGTGCTCGATACCCACCACGCCGACCTGCACAACCGCGAAGCGCGCGCCGAACGATCCGTGCTGGTCTGGGAAGCGGCCGAATCGGCCCTGACACCGTTGATGGAGGCGCTGGAAAGCGCCTTCGCCGGCATCAAGGTGTTCAGCCTGCCCAGCGTGGGCGACGCCCACACGCGCCGTCACATCGAACTCGGGGTGAAGGGTGCGCCGGACCAGGTGGAGGTCGCCTTCGCACGCCTGTGCGCCGGGCTCGACGCCCTGCACGCCGAGTACTCGCCGCCGCCGGGATGA
- a CDS encoding putative Na+/H+ antiporter: METLVTPSTIDIAGAVLFAIAILHTFSAKVFERVAQRFPAHAGIWHLLGEVEVVFGFWALVLVVFIAAAAGQGDAIAYLDSRNFTEPLFVFVIMVIAATRPILQSTKAAVALAARALPLPGSMAFVLLVLTVVPLLGSFITEPAAMTLGALILAERLYAGGISERLKYAILGVLFVNVSIGGTLTPYAAPPVLMVAAKWHWDLPFMLAHIGWKAALAVTVNALGVTLLFARELKAHRPAPAAPQERVPLPLVLVHVAFLAGVVVFSHHPAVFFGLFLFFLGVAQAYERFQDRLILREGLLVAFFLAGLVVLGGKQQWWLQQALMSMSSDAVYYGATALTAITDNAALTYLGSLVEGLSDEFKYALVTGAVTGGGLTVIANAPNPAGMSILKGYFDLETVSALGLFLAALAPTLVAIAAFRLL, from the coding sequence ATGGAGACCCTCGTGACCCCCAGCACCATCGATATCGCCGGCGCCGTCCTGTTTGCCATCGCCATCCTGCACACCTTCAGCGCCAAGGTGTTCGAGCGCGTGGCGCAGCGCTTTCCGGCGCATGCCGGCATCTGGCACCTGCTGGGCGAGGTGGAGGTGGTGTTCGGCTTCTGGGCGCTGGTGCTGGTGGTCTTCATCGCGGCGGCGGCAGGGCAGGGCGACGCCATCGCCTACCTGGACAGCCGCAACTTCACGGAACCCCTGTTCGTGTTCGTCATCATGGTGATCGCGGCCACCCGGCCGATCCTGCAATCGACCAAGGCCGCCGTCGCCCTGGCGGCGCGGGCGCTGCCGCTGCCGGGCAGCATGGCGTTCGTGCTGCTGGTGCTGACGGTGGTGCCGCTGCTGGGCTCGTTCATCACCGAGCCGGCCGCGATGACCCTGGGCGCACTGATCCTGGCCGAGCGGCTGTACGCCGGCGGCATTTCGGAACGGCTGAAGTACGCCATCCTGGGCGTGCTGTTCGTCAACGTCTCGATCGGCGGCACCTTGACGCCGTATGCCGCGCCGCCCGTGCTGATGGTGGCCGCCAAATGGCACTGGGACCTGCCGTTCATGCTGGCGCACATCGGCTGGAAGGCGGCGCTGGCCGTGACGGTCAACGCGCTCGGCGTGACGCTGCTGTTCGCGCGTGAGCTGAAGGCGCACCGGCCAGCGCCGGCCGCGCCACAGGAGCGCGTGCCGCTGCCGCTGGTGCTGGTGCACGTGGCGTTCCTGGCCGGTGTCGTCGTGTTCTCGCACCATCCGGCCGTGTTCTTCGGCCTGTTCCTGTTCTTCCTGGGCGTGGCACAGGCCTACGAACGCTTCCAGGACCGGCTGATCCTGCGCGAGGGGCTGCTGGTGGCGTTTTTCCTGGCCGGCCTGGTGGTATTGGGCGGTAAGCAGCAATGGTGGCTGCAGCAGGCCTTGATGAGCATGAGCAGCGACGCCGTCTACTACGGCGCGACGGCGCTGACGGCCATCACGGACAACGCCGCGCTGACCTATCTCGGCTCGCTGGTGGAGGGCTTGAGCGACGAATTCAAGTACGCGCTGGTGACGGGCGCGGTGACGGGCGGCGGCCTGACGGTGATCGCCAACGCGCCCAATCCGGCCGGCATGTCGATCCTGAAGGGTTACTTCGATCTCGAGACGGTATCGGCGCTGGGGTTGTTCCTGGCGGCATTGGCGCCGACCCTGGTAGCGATCGCGGCTTTCCGGCTACTGTAG
- a CDS encoding HU family DNA-binding protein codes for MKKGELIAEFAKRTEMSGAAANDAVNTLIAIVTERLKKGDTVGITGFGTFSVAKRAARKGRNPATGEAIKIAASKTPKFSAGATLKAAVNPTKKK; via the coding sequence ATGAAAAAAGGCGAACTGATTGCAGAATTTGCGAAACGTACCGAAATGTCCGGTGCCGCCGCCAACGACGCAGTGAACACCCTGATTGCCATCGTTACCGAACGTCTGAAAAAGGGCGACACGGTCGGCATCACCGGGTTCGGCACGTTCTCCGTCGCCAAGCGCGCTGCTCGCAAAGGCCGCAATCCCGCAACCGGTGAAGCGATCAAGATCGCGGCATCGAAGACGCCGAAGTTCTCGGCTGGCGCCACGCTGAAGGCGGCCGTCAATCCGACCAAGAAGAAATAA
- a CDS encoding polyhydroxyalkanoic acid system family protein: protein MINIIQEHNLAPDAARAAAEQVAQKLAKEFDLVCNWHGDVLKFERSGVEGALTLLPQQAQMQIKLGMLYGAFAPAIQSKVAEKMRKVFAAA, encoded by the coding sequence ATGATCAATATCATTCAGGAACACAATCTGGCGCCGGACGCGGCCCGCGCGGCGGCGGAACAGGTGGCGCAGAAGCTGGCCAAGGAGTTCGACCTCGTCTGCAACTGGCACGGCGACGTGCTCAAATTCGAGCGCAGCGGCGTGGAGGGTGCGCTGACCTTGCTGCCGCAACAGGCGCAGATGCAGATCAAGCTGGGCATGCTGTACGGGGCGTTCGCGCCGGCCATCCAGAGCAAGGTGGCGGAGAAGATGCGCAAGGTGTTCGCCGCGGCATGA
- a CDS encoding anti-sigma factor family protein — protein MTFSDETLMAYADGELDAATRHAVEAACARDVALARRVEHYKMRRANVFAGFAPGDDGGGQRMRTMRQPRSATVVSLDAVRARREASQQAARKANRARGWSWKEWSALAAVLALGIVAGKFGLAYLQEDDIRGDLVASHDGMLVAQGRLATALEQQPSGQAALAAAGAPASVAGPVRIGMSFVSTEGSYCRSFASASGGQQIDGLACKAGQEWRIPVLVQNPRPAGGERAAQADAMPSQVELSIEQRMSGEALDAKAEQGAMQKNWQR, from the coding sequence ATGACCTTTTCCGATGAAACCCTGATGGCGTATGCCGATGGGGAACTGGACGCGGCCACCAGGCACGCCGTCGAAGCGGCCTGCGCGCGCGACGTGGCGCTGGCGCGCCGCGTCGAACATTACAAGATGCGCCGCGCCAACGTGTTTGCCGGCTTTGCGCCGGGGGACGATGGCGGCGGCCAGCGCATGCGGACGATGCGGCAGCCTCGCAGCGCCACCGTGGTCAGCCTGGACGCCGTGCGCGCCCGGCGCGAGGCCTCGCAGCAGGCCGCGCGCAAGGCCAACCGCGCGCGCGGCTGGTCATGGAAGGAGTGGAGCGCACTGGCCGCCGTGCTGGCGCTGGGCATCGTGGCCGGCAAGTTCGGCCTGGCCTACCTGCAGGAGGACGACATCCGCGGCGACCTGGTCGCCAGCCACGACGGCATGCTGGTCGCACAAGGGCGGCTGGCCACCGCGCTGGAGCAGCAGCCCTCGGGCCAGGCGGCCTTGGCTGCCGCAGGCGCCCCGGCCAGCGTGGCGGGGCCGGTTCGCATCGGCATGTCGTTCGTCTCGACCGAGGGCAGCTATTGCCGCAGCTTCGCCAGCGCCAGCGGCGGCCAGCAGATCGACGGGCTGGCCTGCAAGGCGGGGCAGGAATGGCGCATCCCGGTGCTGGTACAGAATCCCCGGCCAGCCGGCGGCGAGCGGGCCGCCCAGGCCGATGCGATGCCGTCGCAGGTGGAGTTGTCGATCGAGCAGCGCATGTCCGGCGAGGCGCTCGATGCCAAGGCGGAGCAGGGCGCCATGCAGAAGAACTGGCAGCGCTGA